Proteins encoded together in one Pirellulales bacterium window:
- a CDS encoding flagellar FlbD family protein yields MIRLTRLGGEPFVLNAELIRYIESRPDTFVTLVGGERLVVRETMDEVVRRAVEYQRSKHLLPALPPMTHTPNPEVCA; encoded by the coding sequence ATGATCCGATTGACACGCCTCGGCGGAGAACCCTTCGTGCTCAATGCCGAGCTGATTCGCTATATCGAATCGCGACCAGATACGTTCGTCACCCTCGTCGGTGGCGAACGTCTGGTCGTGCGCGAAACGATGGACGAGGTCGTACGACGGGCGGTCGAGTATCAGCGTTCGAAGCACCTGTTGCCCGCCTTGCCTCCCATGACGCACACGCCCAACCCAGAGGTATGTGCCTAG
- a CDS encoding FliI/YscN family ATPase, with protein sequence MLAIESQLDQIMPTALAGSVSRIVGMTAAVAGLPAPIGALVEIDRETGNPLTAEVIGFREDLTIIYPWDDISGVRRGNRVRMVRTTPWLHVGDQLLGRVVDAQGRCIDGGPQPVLAHRAPLDRTPPAPMRRQRIATPLTTGVRSLDGMLTCGKGQRMGIFAGSGVGKSSTLGMMARYTSADVNVIGLIGERGREVREFIERDLGPTGMARSVVVVATSDAPAVLRVRAARTATTIAEYFRDQKRDVLLMLDSLTRFAQAQREIGLAAGEPPTTRGFPPSVFAMLPKLVERAGYDAEGSITGFYSVLVEADDPNEPISDAVRGLLDGHTWLSRKIAARGHYPAVDVLESISRLMTEVADREHQAAASIVRELLSAYREHADLISIGAYRRGSNPTVDLAIAMEGEINAFLRQAMDEPSNMADTRTALQNLIRSAAQKRQALSTPAQNPGGLRTG encoded by the coding sequence ATGCTCGCTATCGAATCACAACTCGATCAGATCATGCCGACCGCGCTCGCAGGCAGCGTGTCGCGGATCGTCGGCATGACCGCCGCCGTGGCGGGTCTGCCGGCGCCGATCGGAGCGCTCGTCGAGATCGACCGCGAGACGGGCAACCCACTCACGGCCGAAGTGATCGGCTTTCGCGAAGACCTCACGATCATTTATCCCTGGGATGATATTTCGGGCGTGCGTCGCGGGAACCGCGTGCGCATGGTCCGCACCACCCCCTGGCTGCACGTGGGAGATCAACTCCTGGGACGCGTCGTCGATGCGCAAGGACGTTGCATCGATGGCGGACCCCAGCCCGTGCTGGCCCATCGTGCCCCGCTCGATCGTACGCCCCCCGCTCCGATGCGTCGCCAGCGCATCGCCACGCCGTTGACCACGGGCGTTCGCTCGCTCGATGGCATGCTCACCTGCGGCAAGGGGCAGCGCATGGGCATCTTTGCCGGCTCCGGCGTGGGCAAAAGCAGTACCCTCGGCATGATGGCCCGCTACACCTCGGCCGACGTCAATGTCATCGGTCTGATCGGCGAACGCGGCCGCGAAGTGCGCGAGTTCATCGAACGCGATCTGGGCCCAACAGGCATGGCACGTAGCGTCGTGGTCGTCGCCACTAGCGACGCCCCCGCGGTGCTACGCGTGCGTGCGGCTCGTACCGCCACGACCATTGCCGAATACTTCCGCGATCAGAAACGCGACGTGCTCCTGATGCTCGATTCGCTGACTCGATTCGCGCAAGCACAACGCGAGATCGGCCTGGCCGCGGGCGAACCGCCGACGACACGCGGCTTCCCCCCGTCGGTGTTTGCCATGCTGCCCAAGCTGGTCGAACGGGCTGGCTACGACGCCGAGGGCAGTATCACGGGCTTTTACTCGGTGCTCGTCGAGGCCGACGATCCGAACGAACCGATCAGCGATGCGGTGCGCGGCTTGCTCGACGGCCATACCTGGCTGTCGCGCAAAATCGCCGCCCGCGGCCATTATCCGGCCGTCGACGTGCTCGAAAGCATCAGCCGACTGATGACCGAAGTGGCCGACCGAGAGCACCAAGCCGCCGCGTCGATCGTCCGCGAATTGCTCTCTGCCTACCGCGAGCACGCCGACCTGATCTCGATCGGCGCCTACCGCCGCGGCAGCAACCCGACGGTCGATCTGGCGATCGCCATGGAAGGAGAGATCAATGCCTTCCTGCGGCAGGCGATGGACGAGCCGAGCAACATGGCCGACACCCGCACCGCCCTGCAGAACCTGATTCGCAGCGCGGCCCAAAAGCGACAAGCCCTATCCACCCCCGCACAAAACCCTGGCGGTCTTCGCACCGGTTGA
- a CDS encoding sigma-54-dependent Fis family transcriptional regulator, with amino-acid sequence MNQHTLCHAAGGKTTLGRVLVVDDHRQARESISDILRQAGHQVDAVSSAVEALRVLERTSYDVVLTDLQMPGMTGLEFIFELERRRHGAQVLMVTAYATVSSAVDAMRHGAFDYIEKPFDADQLELLVSRAVAHGRMTDAGTLPAPAVNESQGNSPAMIGSGTAMRALKQRITQVGPTLETVLITGESGTGKELVARAVHAASQRAASALVSLNCPVLSAHLMESELFGHERGAFTGADAPRTGRFELADGGTILLDEITEIDLALQAKLLRVLQERAFEHVGSSKTIQVDVRVLATSNRDLLAEVAAGRFREDLYYRLAVVPIQVPPLRSRREDIPELVAHFLAAAANRLGREACSLEPAAADLLVNYHWPGNVRELENIVTRASVLNGGTPIRADEIQPWLIAPGSENPATEADQVPVGLSLHEMERRLIEATLERFGGHRARTAQALGIGIRTLSGKLRDFGYAPRARVPSKAA; translated from the coding sequence ATGAATCAGCACACCCTCTGTCACGCTGCTGGTGGAAAGACTACCCTGGGCCGGGTGCTCGTCGTCGACGATCACCGCCAGGCACGCGAGTCGATTTCAGACATCCTGCGTCAGGCCGGCCATCAGGTCGATGCCGTGTCGAGCGCTGTCGAGGCGCTCCGCGTGCTCGAACGCACGAGCTACGACGTCGTGCTCACCGACCTGCAAATGCCAGGCATGACCGGTCTCGAGTTCATCTTCGAGCTCGAACGTCGCCGCCACGGCGCCCAGGTCCTCATGGTGACGGCCTACGCCACCGTCTCATCGGCCGTCGATGCCATGCGGCACGGGGCCTTCGATTATATCGAGAAGCCGTTCGATGCCGACCAGCTCGAACTGCTCGTCTCGCGCGCCGTGGCCCATGGCCGCATGACCGATGCCGGAACGTTGCCTGCTCCGGCTGTCAATGAGTCCCAGGGAAACTCTCCCGCGATGATCGGCAGCGGCACGGCGATGCGGGCACTCAAGCAGCGCATCACGCAGGTCGGCCCGACGCTCGAGACCGTGCTAATCACGGGCGAAAGTGGCACCGGCAAGGAGCTGGTCGCGCGGGCCGTGCATGCCGCCAGCCAGCGTGCGGCGTCGGCGCTCGTCAGCTTGAACTGCCCGGTGTTGTCGGCCCACTTGATGGAGAGCGAGCTCTTCGGCCACGAGCGTGGCGCCTTCACCGGCGCCGATGCCCCCCGCACCGGCCGTTTCGAGCTGGCCGATGGCGGCACGATCCTGCTCGACGAAATCACCGAGATCGATCTGGCCCTGCAGGCAAAGTTGCTCCGCGTGCTGCAAGAACGTGCTTTCGAGCACGTCGGCTCGAGCAAGACGATTCAGGTCGACGTGCGCGTGCTCGCGACGAGTAATCGCGACCTGCTGGCCGAAGTCGCGGCCGGCCGCTTTCGCGAGGACCTGTACTACCGCCTGGCCGTGGTGCCGATCCAGGTGCCGCCGCTGCGCTCGCGCCGCGAGGACATTCCCGAACTGGTAGCGCACTTCCTGGCCGCCGCGGCGAATCGCCTGGGCCGCGAGGCGTGCTCGCTCGAGCCGGCCGCCGCCGACTTGTTGGTCAATTACCATTGGCCAGGCAACGTTCGAGAGCTGGAGAACATCGTCACGCGCGCCAGCGTGCTGAATGGCGGAACGCCGATTCGTGCCGACGAGATCCAGCCCTGGCTGATCGCGCCGGGCAGCGAGAATCCAGCGACCGAAGCGGATCAGGTTCCCGTCGGACTGAGCCTGCACGAAATGGAGCGCCGGTTGATCGAAGCCACGCTCGAACGCTTCGGCGGGCATCGTGCCCGGACGGCCCAAGCGTTGGGAATCGGCATTCGCACGTTGTCTGGCAAGCTGAGAGATTTTGGCTACGCACCGCGCGCAAGGGTGCCAAGCAAGGCCGCGTAA
- a CDS encoding flagellar basal body rod protein FlgB → MAQSMFDATAIPVTEMAVVFTQTRQQLLASNLANFDTPGYKTRDLSPVRFQKHLREAIRERDTGGAPITLASLRGGRAARDGNHSMLTFLHHDKTDVIVEESVAEMAKNQMLHNTALAIMNNQFRLLQAAISERA, encoded by the coding sequence ATGGCCCAATCAATGTTCGACGCGACGGCAATCCCCGTCACCGAGATGGCGGTTGTCTTCACCCAGACGCGACAGCAGTTGCTGGCGAGCAATCTGGCGAACTTCGACACGCCCGGTTACAAGACTCGCGACCTGTCTCCCGTGCGGTTTCAAAAGCACCTGCGCGAGGCGATTCGCGAGCGCGACACGGGCGGCGCCCCGATCACGCTCGCTTCGCTCCGCGGCGGACGAGCGGCGCGCGACGGCAATCACTCGATGCTGACGTTCCTGCACCACGACAAGACGGACGTGATTGTGGAAGAATCGGTCGCCGAGATGGCCAAGAACCAAATGCTGCACAACACGGCCCTGGCGATCATGAACAACCAGTTCCGCTTGCTGCAAGCAGCGATTTCCGAACGAGCCTGA
- a CDS encoding flagellar hook-basal body complex protein, with translation MGLSSVFSTAITGLSAAETTIDVVGNNVANSSTIGFKASEALFATQFLQTLSLGSAPTQNSGGRNPRQIGLGTQVAAITTDFKQGTIEISTSPSDLAIQGDGFFIIQSTLGEQLYTRNGNFDINSANQLVTLNGDRVLGYGVNKDFEIQPTVLTPLEIPLGSAAVAKPTETVTLQGTLTPTGHVADTASIISSGILGDGVFERPVLGTAAAGAAPVAPVVSGVASNSTTGGSMTAGTYRYKVVYAEGAVSSLTPSEGVPSLSFTATVDPGETQLDLSNLPTSGSTPPYAVKRIYRQEEGAAATDPYYLVGEVANGVTTFSDTMSDAALTSQTVLNENVNTATYGYYVTFFNGSRESRPSQLMGPISVVDGRLRLTDLPTATSSEWTGMRIYRNTEGQDSTYYRIAEINSASTPGLEFTDGFADSDIVGNPTLDFDGPRITGSTKLVNVLSRDSNGNYTSMFEVGTLNFSGEKGGRAVPPVDDPKRLVIDANTDVDALIQFIEESLGIQSAPGPDPANPIPGDLLSGDQPGGSVTIKTLTEPGGQIRFVGNNGADNAIEIGLSSFSFTTATGTRQVVLPFGVEQQAVGQSAVADFVVFDTLGIPLRVRITAVLESTSSSETVYRWFADSPDNDPSGSKNVNVSVGTGLIRFDGEGNFTSATNNTVSISREDVPSSSPLEFHLDFTQISGLASPTSTLAATRQDGFPPGKLTNYIIGEDGKIRGIFDNGTERDLGQIRLARFANPGGLEQRGSNNYSVGINSGLPIVSNPGEQGIGNLIAGAVELSNTDIGSNLIDLILASTQYRGNARVITSAQQLLEELLNLRR, from the coding sequence ATGGGTTTGTCCTCAGTTTTCAGCACGGCCATCACGGGCCTCAGCGCCGCGGAAACGACGATCGATGTCGTCGGCAACAACGTGGCCAACTCGAGCACGATCGGTTTCAAGGCGTCCGAGGCGCTCTTTGCCACGCAGTTTCTGCAGACGCTCAGCTTGGGCTCGGCCCCGACACAGAACTCGGGTGGTCGCAATCCGCGTCAGATCGGTCTTGGCACGCAGGTCGCGGCGATCACGACCGACTTCAAGCAAGGCACGATCGAGATCAGCACGAGCCCTTCGGATCTGGCCATCCAGGGTGATGGTTTTTTCATTATTCAATCCACCCTGGGCGAGCAGCTCTACACGCGCAACGGCAATTTCGACATCAACTCCGCGAACCAACTGGTCACGTTGAACGGTGACCGCGTGCTCGGTTACGGGGTGAACAAGGATTTCGAGATCCAGCCCACTGTGCTCACGCCCCTCGAGATTCCCCTCGGTTCGGCCGCCGTGGCAAAGCCCACCGAGACCGTGACCTTGCAGGGCACGCTCACGCCGACCGGCCATGTGGCGGACACTGCCTCGATCATCTCCTCGGGTATTCTGGGCGACGGCGTTTTCGAACGCCCCGTGTTGGGCACGGCAGCCGCCGGCGCCGCGCCGGTCGCTCCCGTCGTGAGTGGCGTGGCAAGCAACAGTACCACGGGCGGGTCGATGACCGCGGGCACCTACCGCTACAAGGTCGTCTACGCCGAAGGAGCCGTCAGTTCGCTTACGCCTTCCGAGGGCGTGCCATCTCTCTCGTTCACGGCCACCGTCGATCCGGGCGAAACGCAGCTCGATCTTTCGAACCTGCCGACGAGCGGCTCCACGCCTCCTTATGCGGTCAAACGCATCTATCGCCAGGAAGAAGGCGCGGCGGCTACCGATCCCTACTACCTGGTGGGCGAGGTCGCCAACGGCGTGACCACGTTCAGCGACACCATGTCCGACGCGGCCCTCACCTCGCAGACCGTTCTCAATGAGAACGTCAACACGGCCACGTACGGCTATTACGTCACGTTCTTCAATGGCAGCCGCGAAAGCCGTCCGTCGCAGCTCATGGGGCCCATTTCCGTCGTCGATGGTCGCCTGCGCCTGACGGATCTGCCCACCGCCACCTCTTCGGAGTGGACGGGCATGCGCATCTATCGCAACACCGAGGGACAAGATTCGACCTACTACCGCATCGCCGAGATCAACAGCGCCAGCACGCCGGGCCTTGAATTTACCGATGGCTTTGCCGACTCCGACATCGTCGGCAATCCAACGCTCGATTTCGATGGACCGCGCATCACCGGTAGCACGAAGCTCGTCAATGTGCTCTCTCGCGATAGCAATGGAAATTACACCAGTATGTTCGAAGTGGGCACCTTGAACTTCTCGGGCGAGAAGGGGGGGCGTGCCGTCCCGCCGGTCGACGATCCGAAACGTCTGGTGATCGACGCCAACACCGACGTCGACGCGCTGATTCAGTTCATCGAAGAGTCGCTCGGCATCCAATCGGCGCCGGGACCCGATCCAGCCAATCCGATTCCTGGCGACCTGCTCTCGGGAGATCAGCCCGGCGGCTCGGTGACCATCAAGACCCTCACTGAGCCGGGGGGCCAGATCCGCTTCGTGGGCAATAACGGCGCCGACAACGCCATCGAGATCGGTCTGTCGAGCTTCTCGTTCACCACGGCCACGGGCACGCGACAGGTCGTGCTGCCGTTCGGCGTCGAACAGCAAGCCGTCGGGCAAAGTGCGGTGGCCGACTTCGTCGTGTTCGATACGCTCGGCATTCCATTGCGTGTCCGCATCACGGCGGTGCTCGAAAGCACGAGCAGCAGCGAAACGGTCTACCGTTGGTTCGCCGATTCGCCCGACAACGATCCCTCCGGGAGCAAGAATGTCAACGTGTCGGTGGGCACGGGGCTGATCCGCTTCGACGGTGAAGGCAACTTCACTTCGGCCACGAACAACACCGTCTCGATCAGCCGCGAGGACGTGCCGTCGAGTTCGCCCCTGGAGTTCCATCTCGACTTCACGCAGATCTCGGGCCTGGCATCCCCCACCAGCACGCTGGCGGCGACACGCCAAGACGGCTTTCCCCCCGGTAAGCTCACCAACTACATCATCGGTGAAGACGGCAAGATCCGCGGCATTTTCGACAACGGCACCGAACGCGATCTGGGACAGATTCGTCTGGCACGCTTTGCGAACCCCGGTGGTCTCGAACAGCGCGGCTCGAACAACTACTCGGTCGGTATCAACTCGGGCTTGCCGATCGTGTCGAATCCGGGAGAGCAGGGCATCGGCAACCTGATCGCCGGTGCCGTCGAGCTGTCGAACACCGACATCGGCTCGAACCTGATCGACTTGATCCTGGCGTCGACGCAGTATCGCGGCAATGCCCGCGTGATCACGTCGGCCCAGCAGTTGCTCGAGGAACTATTGAATCTGCGACGTTAA
- the fliE gene encoding flagellar hook-basal body complex protein FliE encodes MAHAINSHLPSQIALPPQPGALASPGAEAAGGPSFKNVLLDSIEQVNTMQQEADRAVESLMTGGDATAAEVLTAVQKADMAFRMAMQIRTKLLAAYEEVKNIRV; translated from the coding sequence ATGGCCCACGCGATCAACTCTCACCTTCCTTCGCAGATAGCGCTGCCGCCGCAGCCGGGTGCGCTGGCGTCGCCGGGCGCCGAGGCGGCGGGAGGTCCCTCGTTCAAGAACGTGCTGCTCGATTCGATCGAGCAAGTGAACACGATGCAGCAGGAAGCGGACCGCGCGGTCGAGTCGCTCATGACCGGTGGAGACGCCACGGCGGCCGAGGTGCTCACCGCGGTGCAAAAGGCCGATATGGCCTTCCGCATGGCGATGCAGATTCGCACGAAGCTGCTGGCGGCTTATGAAGAGGTGAAGAATATCCGCGTCTAG
- the fliJ gene encoding flagellar export protein FliJ, translating into MAANTFRFRLTTLLKLREAARDERRNRLAEAHRAEDIVANRIREIDTELAEQRRVPVTATMPGKRIQLDSLLEAERYELLLRAERQSVERQRGEIVEEIERRRLALVAADREVRILERLRENQAEQFAAEMNRRDIQQLDEVAARRYWREDDE; encoded by the coding sequence ATGGCAGCCAACACGTTCCGCTTTCGACTGACGACCCTGCTCAAGCTCCGCGAGGCGGCGCGCGACGAGCGTCGCAACCGCCTGGCCGAGGCGCATCGCGCCGAGGATATCGTGGCAAACCGCATTCGCGAGATCGACACCGAATTGGCGGAACAACGCCGCGTGCCTGTCACGGCCACGATGCCTGGCAAACGCATCCAACTCGACTCGCTCCTCGAAGCCGAACGCTATGAGTTGTTGTTGCGCGCCGAGCGCCAGAGCGTCGAACGCCAGCGCGGCGAGATCGTCGAGGAAATCGAACGTCGCCGCCTGGCGCTGGTCGCCGCCGATCGCGAGGTGCGGATTCTCGAACGCCTGCGCGAGAATCAGGCCGAACAGTTTGCGGCCGAGATGAATCGCCGCGATATCCAGCAGCTCGACGAAGTGGCCGCGCGGCGGTACTGGCGGGAGGATGACGAATGA
- a CDS encoding flagellar biosynthesis protein FlgD: protein MATSPVGGAGSSNQTTNKHDTLNNLNLDQFLKVMITELQNQDPLNPMDNAQILQQISQMREIQATDQMRQTLESVLLGQTLVSASTMINREITGLAESGKEIAGRVESVTIENSKPMLHIGSERIPLTNIRSIQPEA from the coding sequence ATGGCTACGAGCCCCGTCGGTGGCGCCGGTTCGTCGAATCAAACGACGAACAAGCACGATACGCTGAACAACCTGAATCTTGACCAGTTTCTCAAGGTCATGATCACCGAGCTGCAGAATCAGGATCCGCTCAATCCGATGGATAACGCGCAGATCCTGCAGCAGATCAGCCAGATGCGCGAGATTCAGGCCACCGATCAGATGCGGCAGACGCTCGAATCGGTCTTGCTGGGGCAAACGCTCGTCAGTGCCAGCACCATGATCAATCGCGAGATCACTGGTCTGGCCGAATCGGGCAAGGAGATTGCCGGCCGCGTCGAGAGCGTGACCATCGAAAACAGCAAGCCGATGCTCCACATCGGCAGCGAGAGAATCCCACTGACCAATATTCGATCCATCCAGCCAGAGGCTTAA
- a CDS encoding flagellar hook-length control protein FliK, with translation MPQFAFDGIFAPLSTAPATSRSTGAPLGTGMFDQHLAQARRLPDPLPVAPTAPEKPQPSSPVSTQPVSPADRRPKPTETSSDPQPYKTNGAQPTATENSAENKPSNVAQGNSTTANGEGAATDSSPRDKDSPATLPEKVDSTNEHDDGDADEQHDAIAAALANLDTCIKSATAPTEESQSEDQLQRGAEQASETLDLHAEVSGKSTRKSLAEKVQKIGATDEAKSSPKAISASEAEPAVTAPIDEVAVGAEDTAEETSSRTSKVVEAESSRHAEPTDGEQAQVQISRNMHARNVSRSGADVQDESATSEDEPTRSPLDTESSKPATGARRREPTADRSAESVGKNKTDVTTDPMGAASAAVPIETENSTGQGTTVAKGVSDQDRVPAIEANHEGAPQDSPEQHASPAKSRHEAEAARDATVERTGRPHAGPSREADAAPRSQLLTDVERLRLVHRVAKAIQTSATSADGGQMRLRLTPPELGSLRMEIVVRQGTVTAHVEAETAAAREVLLDNLPALRDRLAEQNIKLERFDVDLMRQSLDQTPQHTGNPEREHARDERRGHQAVSAETQGASERAPVSTAVIQDGHVNIVI, from the coding sequence ATGCCGCAGTTCGCTTTCGACGGAATCTTTGCCCCGCTCAGTACGGCGCCTGCCACGTCGCGTAGCACGGGCGCGCCGCTGGGGACAGGTATGTTCGATCAGCACCTGGCCCAGGCGCGTCGCCTGCCCGACCCCTTGCCGGTAGCCCCTACCGCGCCGGAGAAGCCGCAGCCCTCGTCGCCGGTCTCGACCCAGCCTGTCAGCCCCGCCGACCGCCGCCCCAAGCCGACCGAGACGAGCAGCGATCCCCAGCCCTATAAGACGAACGGGGCGCAGCCGACGGCCACCGAGAACTCGGCTGAAAACAAGCCGTCCAACGTCGCGCAAGGAAACTCTACGACGGCAAACGGCGAAGGCGCCGCCACGGACAGTTCGCCGCGAGATAAGGATTCGCCCGCCACCTTGCCCGAGAAGGTCGATTCCACGAACGAACACGATGACGGAGATGCAGACGAGCAGCACGATGCGATCGCGGCGGCACTGGCCAATCTCGATACATGCATCAAGTCGGCGACCGCGCCGACGGAAGAATCTCAGTCAGAGGACCAACTGCAACGCGGCGCGGAGCAGGCCAGCGAGACGCTAGACCTGCACGCCGAAGTCAGCGGCAAGTCGACACGCAAATCGCTGGCCGAGAAAGTACAAAAGATCGGTGCAACCGACGAGGCGAAGTCATCACCAAAAGCAATTTCGGCCTCGGAAGCTGAGCCAGCCGTGACGGCACCGATCGACGAAGTTGCGGTCGGCGCCGAGGACACGGCCGAAGAGACATCCTCGCGGACCAGTAAGGTGGTGGAAGCAGAGTCTTCCCGCCATGCCGAGCCGACCGATGGCGAGCAAGCACAAGTGCAAATCTCGCGGAACATGCATGCTCGCAACGTCAGCCGATCGGGTGCGGACGTGCAGGACGAGTCGGCGACCAGCGAGGACGAGCCGACCAGGTCGCCTCTCGATACCGAGTCGAGCAAGCCGGCCACAGGTGCCAGGCGGCGTGAACCGACGGCCGACCGTTCGGCCGAGTCCGTCGGAAAGAACAAGACCGACGTTACCACCGATCCGATGGGCGCCGCGAGCGCGGCAGTGCCGATAGAAACCGAGAATTCGACCGGGCAAGGTACGACCGTCGCCAAGGGCGTCAGCGATCAAGATCGCGTCCCGGCCATCGAGGCGAACCACGAAGGTGCTCCCCAGGATTCTCCCGAGCAGCACGCCTCGCCGGCCAAGTCGCGGCACGAGGCCGAAGCCGCACGCGATGCCACCGTCGAGCGTACCGGGCGCCCGCACGCCGGTCCTTCCCGCGAAGCGGACGCTGCTCCGCGATCGCAGCTTCTGACCGATGTCGAGCGTCTGCGGTTGGTACACCGAGTTGCGAAGGCCATTCAAACTTCGGCCACGTCGGCCGATGGCGGTCAGATGCGTCTGCGACTCACTCCGCCGGAGTTGGGGAGTCTGCGCATGGAGATCGTCGTGCGGCAAGGGACGGTTACCGCACACGTCGAGGCAGAGACGGCTGCCGCGCGTGAGGTCCTGCTCGACAACCTGCCAGCGCTCCGCGATCGTCTGGCCGAGCAGAATATCAAGCTCGAACGTTTCGACGTCGATCTGATGCGGCAATCGCTCGATCAGACGCCGCAGCACACGGGCAACCCCGAACGAGAACACGCGCGAGACGAACGTCGAGGACACCAGGCCGTGTCCGCTGAAACGCAGGGGGCGAGCGAACGGGCCCCCGTCAGCACTGCGGTCATCCAGGATGGCCACGTGAACATCGTGATCTGA
- a CDS encoding MotA/TolQ/ExbB proton channel family protein, producing MDFATILGLVVALAMMAGAVLVSPGASFEAFIDYPSIMVVLGGVCAATLICFPLKRFLQLPAVLRKVFRSRPADVPALVARLVRLSETARRDGLLSLEHKLVELDDPFLVLGIQLAVDGTPPETLEEILRTEMEAVAQRHREAKAMFEQMGRFAPAFGMIGTLLGLVLMLGNMDDPSSIGPGMAVALLTTLYGAVLAYVVFLPISEKLALLSRQELHAREIILRGIQGIQSGDNPRVIEQRLKTYLPRRLRADASREAA from the coding sequence ATGGACTTTGCCACGATCTTAGGGCTGGTGGTGGCCTTGGCCATGATGGCTGGCGCCGTCCTTGTCTCGCCGGGGGCGTCGTTCGAGGCCTTCATCGACTATCCTTCGATCATGGTCGTGCTGGGGGGCGTTTGCGCCGCGACCTTGATCTGCTTTCCGCTGAAGCGGTTTCTCCAGTTGCCGGCGGTGCTGCGCAAGGTGTTTCGCAGCCGGCCGGCCGACGTGCCGGCGCTGGTGGCGCGCCTCGTGCGGTTGTCGGAGACGGCCCGCCGCGACGGACTCCTTTCGCTCGAACACAAGCTCGTCGAGCTCGACGATCCGTTTTTAGTTCTGGGCATCCAGTTGGCCGTCGATGGCACGCCTCCCGAGACGCTCGAGGAGATCCTCCGCACGGAGATGGAGGCCGTGGCCCAGCGGCACCGCGAGGCGAAGGCCATGTTCGAGCAAATGGGACGCTTTGCCCCGGCTTTCGGCATGATCGGAACCCTGCTGGGGCTCGTCCTCATGCTGGGCAACATGGACGATCCGTCGTCGATTGGTCCGGGTATGGCGGTTGCGCTGCTTACAACGCTTTACGGGGCGGTGCTTGCTTATGTCGTCTTCCTGCCCATTTCCGAGAAGCTAGCTTTACTTAGCCGACAGGAATTGCACGCCCGCGAGATCATTCTTCGCGGCATCCAGGGCATTCAGTCGGGAGACAACCCGCGCGTCATCGAGCAGAGGCTCAAAACCTATCTGCCGCGGCGCTTGCGTGCCGACGCCTCACGAGAGGCAGCGTGA
- the flgC gene encoding flagellar basal body rod protein FlgC: protein MLASFDISTSALVAQRQRLDAISSNMANLFTTRNEAGEKVPFQPRYVVFESEPVPGGSAAARGVRVSSVEIDPIEPRYKYDPGHPDAITEGDKKGYVALPNIDMTEQFVDAIEATRSYEANVGAIEISKDLVNRTLNILA, encoded by the coding sequence ATGCTCGCTTCCTTCGATATCAGCACGAGCGCACTGGTCGCACAGCGCCAGCGGCTGGATGCTATCTCGAGCAACATGGCCAACCTGTTCACGACCCGCAACGAGGCGGGAGAGAAGGTGCCTTTTCAGCCACGCTACGTGGTGTTCGAGTCGGAACCGGTGCCGGGCGGATCGGCCGCGGCTCGAGGCGTACGCGTCAGTTCGGTCGAGATCGATCCGATCGAGCCGCGCTACAAGTACGATCCCGGTCATCCCGACGCCATCACCGAGGGAGACAAAAAAGGGTACGTCGCGCTGCCCAACATCGACATGACCGAGCAGTTCGTCGATGCGATCGAGGCGACCCGTTCGTACGAAGCAAACGTCGGTGCGATCGAGATCAGCAAGGATCTCGTCAATCGCACGCTGAATATCCTGGCCTAA